The Ziziphus jujuba cultivar Dongzao chromosome 7, ASM3175591v1 genome includes a region encoding these proteins:
- the LOC107424912 gene encoding formin-like protein 6 yields the protein MMRAPHLIFFLIFLLATATQLLSANRLAIIQNTTASSDPSKRRILHQPLFPESSAPPPDATVTSPPPPPPANSALPTPEQPFFHELPTGPTTDQSQPPPAPAANGNSQNPTATQPTKPTKKVAIAISVGIVTLGMLSALVFFLYRHRVKHRSEAQKLVGGEGRGGNSHRLAEDSRAPPSSFLYIGTVEPSRTSFSEAANGVAPNREALNRSPYRKLNSIKRSDRYRPSPELQPLPPLAKPTSVNSPSSAMSSSDEESHETAFHSPQGSSIISYEESYYTPISRQSNNSNSNSNSHVAVNNCAPIPTRTEIAHPPNPHSKRTSPKSRFSVPPTTTTQAAAAPPPPPLPPPPVSNGPPSTALDEDEQPAPPYALKRPKFSAPPPPPNMARLHNQSPQHRSGIGVPPPPPPPPPPPPPPPMQPQKVGIVETIVPVMPSQISKKSQSWTSIPKTVAENGMRKPAQPAVNKAAASSSSENFEGDDSGGSKPKLKPLHWDKVRATSDRATVWDQLKSSSFQLNEDMMESLFGCNSTTNSAPKDTGIRKSVLPPVEQENRVLDPKKSQNIAILLRALNVTRDEVSEALLDGNPEGLGAELLETLVKMAPTKEEEIKLRDYQGDISKLGSAERFLKAVLDVPFAFKRVEAMLYRANFDTEVKYLRKSFQTLEEASEELKNSRLFLKLLEAVLRTGNRMNVGTNRGDAKAFKLDTLLKLVDIKGTDGKTTLLHFVVQEIIRSEGAGGDSTNENGQMNSKTKEDDFKKQGLQVVAGLSRDLGNVKKAAGMDSDVLSSYVSKLEMGLEKVRLALQYEKPEMQGKFFNSMKQFLKEAEEEIISIKADERKALFLVKEVTEYFHGDTAKEGAHPFRIFMIVRDFLATLDLVCKEVGRMQDRTVMGSARSFRISSTASLPVLNRYNVRHDTSSDDDSLSP from the exons ATGATGAGAGCTCctcatttgattttctttttgattttcttattgGCTACTGCTACTCAGCTCCTTTCTGCAAACAGACTCGCTATAATACAGAATACTACTGCTTCTTCTGATCCATCTAAGAGAAGAATTCTGCACCAGCCGTTATTCCCGGAGAGCTCGGCGCCACCGCCGGACGCCACCGTAACATCTCCTCCGCCACCTCCGCCGGCCAATTCGGCTTTGCCTACTCCCGAACAGCCTTTTTTCCACGAACTCCCCACCGGTCCAACCACCGATCAGAGTCAACCACCTCCTGCACCTGCTGCCAATGGCAACTCTCAAAATCCAACAGCGACGCAGCCAACCAAGCCGACTAAGAAGGTCGCCATTGCAATCTCCGTTGGGATTGTGACGCTCGGTATGCTCTCCGCTCTCGTTTTCTTTCTGTATCGGCACCGAGTCAAGCACCGGTCGGAGGCTCAGAAGCTTGTCGGTGGAGAAGGAAGAGGAGGGAATTCTCATAGATTAGCTGAGGATTCGAGAGCGCCACCGTCAAGCTTCCTCTATATCGGAACCGTGGAACCGAGCCGCACATCGTTCAGTGAAGCAGCAAATGGAGTGGCACCGAACAGAGAAGCACTGAACAGGTCGCCGTATCGGAAGCTGAATTCGATAAAAAGATCGGATCGGTACCGTCCGAGCCCCGAATTGCAGCCGTTGCCTCCTCTGGCGAAGCCTACGAGCGTGAATTCTCCGTCGTCGGCTATGTCGTCGTCCGACGAGGAGAGCCACGAGACCGCATTTCATTCCCCTCAGGGCTCCTCCATTATTAGCTACGAAGAGAGCTATTACACGCCAATTTCGCGTCAAAGCAATAACAGTAACAGTAACAGTAACAGTCATGTGGCGGTTAACAATTGCGCTCCGATCCCGACGAGAACCGAAATTGCTCACCCTCCCAATCCTCATTCCAAAAGAACTTCCCCTAAATCGCGGTTTTCGGTTCCACCAACGACGACGACGCAGGCTGCGGCTGCTCCGCCACCACCACCGCTGCCGCCTCCGCCGGTGTCAAATGGTCCTCCATCAACAGCACTCGACGAAGATGAACAACCAGCTCCTCCCTATGCTCTGAAACGCCCAAAGTTTTCGGCTCCACCGCCACCGCCAAATATGGCTCGCCTGCACAATCAGTCGCCACAGCACAGGTCTGGAATCGGcgttcctcctcctcctccacctccacctccacctccgCCTCCGCCGCCAATGCAACCGCAAAAAGTTGGAATTGTGGAGACGATTGTACCTGTAATGCCTTCCCAAATATCAAAAAAGTCTCAATCGTGGACTTCGATCCCGAAAACAGTAGCTGAAAATGGAATGAGAAAACCTGCACAACCTGCAGTGAATAAAGCTGCTGCAAGCTCTTCTTCTGAGAATTTTGAGGGAGATGACTCGGGAGGATCAAAGCCAAAGTTAAAGCCTCTGCACTGGGACAAAGTCCGGGCAACCTCGGACCGAGCAACGGTGTGGGACCAGCTCAAATCAAGCTCATTTCA ATTAAACGAAGACATGATGGAGTCTCTGTTTGGCTGCAATTCAACTACGAATTCGGCTCCCAAAGATACCGGCATTAGAAAATCAGTTCTCCCTCCTGTTGAGCAAGAAAACAGGGTTTTAGACCCAAAGAAGTCGCAGAACATAGCTATTCTGTTAAGAGCACTTAATGTAACAAGGGACGAGGTCTCTGAAGCTCTTCTGGATG GTAATCCAGAAGGCTTGGGTGCTGAGCTTTTGGAAACTCTTGTAAAGATGGCTCCAACAAAAGAGGAAGAAATCAAACTTAGAGACTATCAAGGTGATATCTCAAAGTTAGGGTCTGCAGAACGCTTTCTCAAGGCAGTGTTGGATGTCCCATTTGCCTTTAAAAGAGTTGAAGCAATGCTATACAGGGCTAATTTCGATACAGAAGTAAAATACTTGAGGAAGTCTTTTCAAACTCTGGAG GAAGCAAGTGAAGAATTGAAGAACAGCCGGTTATTCCTGAAACTCCTTGAAGCTGTTCTGAGGACAGGAAACAGAATGAATGTTGGCACCAATAGAGGTGATGCTAAAGCTTTTAAACTTGATACACTCTTGAAATTAGTAGACATAAAGGGAACAGATGGGAAGACCACATTACTCCATTTTGTGGTCCAAGAGATCATTAGATCCGAAGGTGCCGGTGGTGATTCAACAAATGAGAATGGTCAAATGaattccaaaacaaaagaagatgaTTTTAAGAAGCAGGGATTGCAGGTTGTGGCTGGGTTGAGCAGAGATCTTGGTAATGTCAAAAAAGCAGCAGGAATGGACTCAGATGTGCTAAGCAGTTATGTATCAAAGCTTGAAATGGGGCTCGAGAAAGTCAGATTGGCTTTGCAATATGAGAAACCAGAAATGCAAGGGAAATTTTTCAACTCAATGAAACAGTTTCTGAAAGAAGCTGAAGAGGAAATCATTAGTATCAAGGCTGATGAAAGAAAGGCTTTGTTTCTTGTGAAAGAAGTCACTGAATATTTTCATGGGGACACAGCCAAGGAGGGAGCCCATCCTTTCAGAATCTTCATGATTGTAAGAGATTTCCTAGCCACATTGGATCTAGTGTGCAAAGAAGTGGGAAGAATGCAGGATAGAACAGTGATGGGTTCAGCTAGGTCGTTTAGGATATCATCAACTGCTTCACTACCAGTTCTCAACAGGTATAATGTCCGACATGATACTAGTTCAGATGATGATAGCTTGTCGCCGTGA